A section of the Salvelinus alpinus chromosome 36, SLU_Salpinus.1, whole genome shotgun sequence genome encodes:
- the LOC139565066 gene encoding volume-regulated anion channel subunit LRRC8D-like gives MFSLSELASLSERQGSSKLLKPWWEVFMEYLVVLMLMVSVLSGTLLLSRDRVVCLPLDLTTTPTNQNTSSSSGAVPQPQPPNRPPTKPSPLPASPGTPARGRRTHLDYQQYVYISQVCYHEALPWYSRFFPYVALLQSLVLLASGCFWFHFPLTSARIEHFLTILAKCCESPWTSRALSHAARQEEGGEETGPQDLQTPPPTLLSSPPVPRNRQSSLDSGTDSPLLVRSDSASTAAPPSPCPSTLSRTSSLSSMSLSRARVPASKSPVVLDGSRQVASLDRSDGEQARALFERVRRFRSHCENSEVIYKVYLAQTVFKLLLVVLIVGYTTPLMSSISFTHTCLPQAHALTGYSAFECTHALASVLHKLLLAYVSLVGLFGLLSIYTLSWILHSSLRQYSFNKLRELGSMRDVPDLCNDLAFLLHMADQYDPLLAQRLSVFLSPVSETRLLEESLERRWGAERLRSMTTVDPEGRALLQLVALPRLPPALFTLSQLVVLKLELISDAKLPAQVANMTSLRELHLYHCTAAMQPGALVVLQERLEVLHLTFTQAAEIPGWVYSLRGLQELHLSGRLGCEGGVGRGWALGSLRQLRHLRVLVLRGMLQRVPGELGELAGSLVRLEIHNEGSRLLVLTGLRRVAGLTELQLQDCHLERLPSALLALTSLRTLDLQHNSLRTLEELLGLAHLRRLSCLRLAHNRVLALPASVGVLRALELLDLGYNQLQSLPPALFNLHHLRRLLLAGNLLDELPADVGALTFLTELDLSGNRLESLPPELFSRCLELRSLNVSHNSLGSLPPGLSNLSQLSRLDLRSNSLEELPMELGCCSGLHGEGLLVEDWLLHALPRHVKEFLTQSGSHTGKSLESHSRPDSDSFPYFSATQWSFSSALESRI, from the exons ATGTTCAGCCTGTCAGAGCTGGCCTCTCTGAGTGAGCGTCAGGGCAGCTCCAAGCTGCTGAAGCCCTGGTGGGAGGTCTTCATGGAGTACCTGGTGGTGCTGATGCTCATGGTATCTGTGTTGTCAGGCACCCTGTTGCTATCTCGCGACAGGGTGGTGTGTCTCCCCCTGGACCTCACTACCACCCCTACTAACCAGAACACCTCCTCCAGCAGTGGTGCCGTACCTCAACCCCAGCCCCCTAACAGGCCCCCCACCAAACCATCCCCCCTACCAGCCAGCCCTGGGACCCCTGCTAGGGGCAGACGCACCCACCTGGACTACCAGCAGTACGTCTACATTAGCCAGGTGTGCTACCATGAGGCCCTGCCCTGGTACTCCCGCTTCTTCCCCTATGTGGCTCTACTCCAGTCCCTGGTGCTATTGGCCAGCGGTTGCTTCTGGTTCCACTTCCCCCTCACCTCCGCCCGCATAGAGCACTTCCTGACCATCCTGGCCAAGTGCTGTGAGTCTCCCTGGACCTCCCGCGCCCTGTCCCATGCTGCCCgccaggaggagggaggggaggagacaggcccCCAGGATCTCCAAACGCCTCCTCCTACTCTCCTGTCTTCACCCCCTGTACCCCGCAACCGCCAGTCCAGCCTGGACTCGGGCACAGACAGCCCCCTGCTGGTGAGATCGGATAGCGCGTCCACTGCCGCCCCTCCCTCGCCctgcccctccactctctcccggacttcctccctgtcctccatgtctctgtcccGGGCCCGTGTCCCGGCTTCCAAATCCCCTGTGGTGCTGGATGGTTCACGGCAGGTTGCCAGTTTGGACCGGAGTGACGGGGAGCAGGCCAGGGCACTGTTCGAGAGGGTGCGCCGCTTCCGCTCCCACTGTGAGAACTCTGAAGTCATTTACAAG GTGTACTTGGCCCAGACGGTGTTCAAGCTGCTGCTGGTGGTGCTGATAGTGGGCTACACCACTCCTCTGATGAGCTCCATCTCGTTCACCCACACCTGCCTGCCCCAGGCCCATGCCCTGACTGGCTACAGTGCCTTTGAGTGTACCCATGCCCTGGCCTCTGTCCTCCACAAGTTGCTGCTGGCCTACGTCAGCCTGGTGGGGCTCTTTGGCCTGCTGAGCATCTACACCCTCAGCTGGATCCTCCACAG CTCCCTGCGTCAATACTCCTTTAACAAACTGAGGGAGCTGGGCTCCATGAGGGATGTCCCTGACTTATGTAATGACCTGGCCTTCCTGTTACACATGGCTGACCAGTACGACCCCCTACTGGCCCAGCGCCTTTCCGTCTTCCTGTCACCCGTCAGCGAGACACGCCTGCTGGAGGAGAGCCTGGAGAGGCGCTGGGGTGCCGAGAGGCTGCGCTCCATGACCACGGTCGACCCAGAGGGACGGGCCCTACTGCAGTTGGTTGCCCTGCCGCGCCTGCCCCCCGCCCTCTTCACCCTCAGCCAGCTGGTGGTGCTCAAGCTGGAGCTCATCTCAGACGCCAAGCTCCCCGCACAGGTGGCCAACATGACCTCACTCAG GGAGCTTCATTTGTACCACTGTACTGCAGCCATGCAGCCTGGTGCCCTGGTGGTTCTGCAGGAGCGTCTGGAGGTCCTGCACCTCACCTTCACCCAGGCTGCAGAGATCCCTGGCTGGGTCTACTCTCTCCGCGGCCTGCAGGAGCTGCACCTTTCTGGCCGGCTGGGCTGCGAGGGCGGGGTGGGCCGTGGCTGGGCCCTGGGAAGCCTCAGGCAGCTCCGTCACCTCCGGGTGCTGGTCCTGAGGGGCATGCTACAGCGTGTGCCCGGGGAGCTGGGGGAGTTGGCAGGGAGCCTGGTGAGGTTGGAGATCCACAACGAGGGCTCCAGGCTGCTGGTGCTGACGGGCCTGCGGCGTGTGGCCGGCCTGACCGAGTTGCAGCTGCAGGACTGCCACCTGGAGCGCCTGCCCTCTGCCCTGCTGGCCCTCACCAGCCTGCGCACCCTGGACCTGCAGCACAACAGCCTGCGCACCCTGGAGGAGCTCCTAGGGCTGGCGCACCTCCGCCGCCTCTCCTGCCTCAGGCTGGCCCATAACCGTGTTCTGGCCCTACCGGCTAGTGTTGGTGTACTGCGTGCTCTGGAGCTCCTGGACCTGGGGTACAACCAGCTCCAGAGCCTTCCCCCGGCCCTCTTCAACCTCCACCACCTACGTCGCCTCCTACTGGCTGGAAACCTGCTGGACGAGCTGCCAGCAGATGTAGGGGCGCTGACATTTCTCACCGAGCTGGACCTGAGTGGGAACAGGCTGGAGAGCCTGCCTCCAGAGCTCTTCAGTCGCTGTTTGGAGCTGCGGAGCCTGAATGTATCCCACAACTCCTTGGGTTCCCTGCCTCCAGGGCTGAGCAACCTGAGCCAGCTGTCCCGCCTGGACCTGCGCAGCAACAGTCTGGAGGAGCTgcccatggagctgggctgcTGTTCAGGACTGCATGGAGAAGGTCTGCTGGTGGAGGACTGGCTGCTCCATGCACTGCCACGACATGTGAAGGAGTTCCTAACCCAGTCTGGCTCTCATACCGGCAAATCCTTAGAATCACACTCCCGTCCAGACTCAGATAGCTTCCCCTACTTCTCGGCTACCCAGTGGAGTTTCTCCTCCGCTCTGGAATCACGGATATAG
- the LOC139564805 gene encoding ATP-dependent RNA helicase DDX39A-like, producing the protein MAENDADNELLDYEEDEEPQGAPETAAPAGKKEVKGSYVSIHSSGFRDFLLKPELLRAIVDCGFEHPSEVQHECIPQAILGMDILCQAKSGMGKTAVFVLATLQQIEPVDGQVSVLVMCHTRELAFQISKEYERFSKYMPTVKAAVFFGGLSIKKDEDVLKKNCPHIVVGTPGRILALIRNKTLNLKNVKHFVLDECDKMLEQLDMRRDVQDIFRLTPHEKQCMMFSATLSKEIRPVCRKFMQDPMEVFVDDETKLTLHGLQQYYCKLKDSEKNRKLFDLLDVLEFNQVVIFVKSVQRCVALSQLLVEQNFPAIAIHRGMAQEERLSRYQQFKDFQRRILVATNLFGRGMDIERVNIVFNYDMPEDSDTYLHRVARAGRFGTKGLAVTFVSDETDAKTLNDVQDRFEVNVAELPEEIDISTYIEQSR; encoded by the exons ATGGCTGAGAACGATGCTGACAATGAGCTGCTGGACTATGAAGAGGATGAGGAGCCTCAGGGAGCCCCAGAGACGGCTGCCCCAGCAGGCAAGAAGGAGGTGAAGGGCTCCTATGTCTCCATCCACAGCTCTGGCTTCAGGGACTTCCTGCTCAAACCAGAACTGCTCCGCGCGATTGTTGACTGTGGCTTTGAGCATCCGTCTGAAG TTCAACATGAGTGCATCCCTCAGGCCATCCTGGGAATGGACATCCTGTGCCAGGCTAAGTCTGGTATGGGCAAGACGGCAGTGTTTGTTCTTGCCACACTACAGCAGATCGAGCCTGTGGATGGACAG GTGTCAGTTCTAGTAATGTGCCACACACGAGAGCTGGCCTTCCAGATCAGCAAAGAGTACGAGCGCTTCTCCAAGTACATGCCCACGGTCAAGGCAGCCGTGTTCTTCGGGGGCCTGTCTATCAAGAAGGATGAGGATGTGCTGAAGAAGAACTGCCCTCACATTGTAGTGGGAACCCCTGGCCGCATCCTGGCCCTCATCCGCAACAAGACCCTCAACCTAAAGAACGTCAAGCACTTTGTCCTGGATGAGTGTGACAAGATGCTGGAGCAGTTGG ACATGAGGCGTGACGTACAGGACATCTTCAGGCTAACTCCACATGAGAAGCAGTGCATGATGTTCAGCGCCACCCTCAGCAAGGAGATTCGACCGGTCTGCCGCAAGTTCATGCAGGAT CCCATGGAGGTGTTTGTAGATGATGAGACCAAGCTGACGCTGCACGGTCTGCAGCAGTACTACTGCAAGCTGAAGGACAGCGAGAAGAACCGCAAGCTCTTTGACCTGCTTGATGTGCTGGAGTTCAACCAG GTGGTGATCTTTGTCAAGTCAGTGCAGCGCTGTGTGGCGCTTTCTCAGCTACTGGTGGAACAGAACTTCCCTGCCATTGCCATCCACAGGGGCATGGCTCAGGAGGAGAG GCTGTCCCGGTACCAGCAGTTCAAGGACTTCCAAAGGCGGATCTTGGTAGCCACCAACCTGTTTGGTCGAGGGATGGATATCGAGCGGGTCAATATTGTCTTCAATTACGACATGCCTGAGGACTCAGACACATACTTACACAGG GTGGCCCGTGCTGGGCGGTTTGGAACCAAGGGTCTGGCTGTGACCTTTGTGTCAGACGAGACCGATGCCAAGACTTTGAATGACGTGCAGGACCGCTTTGAGGTCAATGTGGCCGAGCTGCCAGAAGAGATCGACATTTCCACTTACA tTGAGCAGTCCAGATGA